The Lucilia cuprina isolate Lc7/37 chromosome 5, ASM2204524v1, whole genome shotgun sequence genome includes a window with the following:
- the LOC111681325 gene encoding pupal cuticle protein G1A-like: protein MYKLFVLAALFAVTAARPGYLGSSPILYSSPTYIQEPALVSVGSVVKSIPTAVSHQSISQVHSSAHYVEPIVAPVLKTTYVSPVVKTIATPVVHSSYGSAPVYKTYAHEAPLLHSYSAGTVLKSYAPSYGSHYSQW, encoded by the exons atgtacaaattg TTTGTCCTTGCTGCTCTTTTCGCTGTGACCGCTGCCCGTCCCGGTTATTTGGGCTCATCACCGATATTGTACTCTTCTCCCACCTACATTCAAGAACCAGCTCTTGTTAGTGTTGGTTCGGTTGTTAAATCTATACCCACCGCCGTTTCTCATCAATCTATCTCACAGGTTCACTCCTCAGCTCATTATGTTGAACCAATTGTAGCTCCTGTTCTAAAGACTACTTATGTTTCTCCTGTGGTCAAAACAATTGCTACCCCAGTTGTACACAGCAGTTATGGTTCAGCTCCAGTATATAAAACTTATGCTCATGAAGCTCCACTTTTGCATAGTTACAGTGCTGGAACCGTATTAAAATCCTATGCTCCCAGCTATGGCTCTCACTACTCGCAATGGTAA
- the LOC111681352 gene encoding uncharacterized protein LOC111681352, with protein MLKIIILCVSVISVVKARPGYLPTAVAVPTYQHYAYEPTVVGHTVTHLPTAISHQSQTIVHEKRPYLKPIVGYQPAEAYVKAHYLPASTKYVAAAPLAYAPVTYTTDLYPTGWDTGLTYSKGWNGWPLK; from the exons atgttgaaaatt ATCATTCTCTGTGTCTCTGTCATTAGCGTTGTCAAGGCTCGTCCTGGCTATTTGCCCACTGCCGTTGCAGTGCCCACCTATCAACATTATGCCTATGAACCCACTGTAGTGGGTCACACTGTAACCCATTTGCCAACGGCCATTTCACATCAGAGTCAAACAATTGTACATGAAAAACGTCCCTACCTCAAGCCCATTGTAGGTTATCAACCAGCCGAAGCTTATGTTAAAGCACATTATCTACCAGCCTCCACAAAATATGTAGCAGCTGCACCTTTAGCTTATGCTCCTGTAACATATACAACTGATCTGTATCCAACAGGTTGGGATACAGGTTTGACATACAGCAAAGGCTGGAATGGTTGGCCTCTTAAGTAA